DNA sequence from the Thunnus maccoyii chromosome 7, fThuMac1.1, whole genome shotgun sequence genome:
ttttttaccttttaaattACAAGCCATTGTTTTAAGAGCCAAATTCTACCACCTTTCTAAAGTTTGCTCTTCATGCTAACCTCAAAATTCATTGACAGATTAATATTGTATCATACTGCTCAAGCGTTTTAACTGGATTTTATGTAatcttttatgtaaaaatagtataataatagGTTGCATTTAACAGCAGTCAGAAGTGCAAGAACAGAAGTGCAaatgtttcactatttttggaTTTCTCTTTAGATGCTTTCAGCTGGGAAGAATATCTAAAAGAAACGTCAGCTACACCAGCTCCGCCAAGCTGTTTTCGTCAGGTATGTGCTCCTggattcattaaatattcaccAGGGATCATTTGCATGAAGATAGACCTCGTCTAGAGTCATATTACAAACTGAATTGGGATGTTTTGTCATCATGGTTGATAACAGTTAGCAAATTAGAGAAGCCTGCAGTTGCAGTTAAAGTTGTGCTTTAAGTCCAAGGTTACCTGGGCAACCGTGGGTCTGCAAGTTGCTGCTAGGAGTGATTAACTAACTGGTTTTGTTCAACCACAAAGGTTGTGTATTTATGGCTTTGAATGCAACCCCACCCTCCCCAAAGTATACAGCTGCACAGAAGCATACTCTCTTTTGTCCTGCACTACTAGTAACTCACAAAATGCCAAATACCATAACACATATTTTGCAGTTAGGTGACATTATTTAAATTTGGCTGATggtatgaaaaaaatgtttgcagtgtATTTGCGCAATTCTTACAACACCGGTGTTTATGGCATTGTTCTAATGTCTACAGGCTAGAGTCCCACCCTCCAATGACTTCAAGGTGGGAATGAAGCTTGAAGCCCATGACCCGAGGAATTCCACCTCAGTCTGCATTGCCACAGTAATGGGCTTAACTGGGGTTCGTCTGCGTCTCCGTCTGGATGGGAGTGACAACAGCAATGACTTCTGGAGGCTTGTAGACTCCTCTGACATCCAGCCTATTGGCACCTGTGAGAAGAATGGAGATATGCTGCAGCCACCGCTGGGTAAGAAAGCAAGGGGAGGTGTGATGGAAGCACATAGTTGagacattaaagaaaaaaatctcagtCTTGACAGCTGAATTGTGACTCTCCACAATACAGAACCAATGATTGACcatggcagatttttttttccattccatGCACTACACCACCATGACAGGTTTATAAAAGCTCAGCAATAATAAAAGAAGATATGGCAGACGgataaaattgaactgaaaataattgtttgacCATGATGTAAGAAGCATTGCGTAGATGGGGAAGTGAAAGAAACTTCCCTACAGGCAGGAATgaacatcatcattattattactatcatCATTGTTTGTATTCTTTGAAAGAACCTAAAGGTAACAGAAGTTGgaagaaatgttttgtgaaCTGCTGGTATATGTAATCCATGTATCTGGAATCATCAGCAGAGCAAGATAATAAAgctgcacacatacagtagatgtgaGCGTACATCGAAATATTTAACTGGTAATCTTTGtaataaaataagacattaaaagCTCCACAACACCctccatccacactttcatccATTGTCTATACTGTTTAACCAGTTTAGGGTCAATCACATAAACATAGAGTTCACCAAACCTGCACCTCACAAACAAATTATACTAATATTGTCTGATATAAAAGGAATACTAGAAATTACTCACCATGCACAGCAGCACATGGTGTGTTAATACTACCCAACACTGTAGATTTCCAAATTGTTGTGGTCTAAATTAGATAACGTCGTttttgttattacattttttaattctcTCCTCCAGGATTTCGGATGAATGCCTCCTCATGGCCCATGTTTCTGCTGAGAACCTTAAATGGAGCAGAGATGGCACCAGCAACAGCCTTTAAAAAGGTATGTATGGCTTTAAAAATCACAGAGTTTATGGGACCGTTTTGTCGGCAGCGTATGTACTTAAAAGTTGTTACAATTGGGATATTACACTTACTTTCAGGAACCGCAGAGGCCCCCCCAGAACAACTTTAAACCAGGCATGAAGCTGGAGGCCGTGGACAAGAAGAACCCATACCTCATCTGCCCCGCCACCATCGGAGAAGTGAAGGGCGATGAAGTGTTCATCATGTTTGATGGGTGGCGCGGTGCCTTCGATTACTGGTGCAAGTTCGAATCCCGGGACATCTTCCCTGTGGGCTGGTGCTCCCTCACTAAACACAGCCTCCAGCCACCAGGCAACAGTGGTGAGTGTACCCTCTAGGTGGCAGCACGAGTTTGATTCAACGAGGTTTGAGGCAGATGCGGTTGTTTGTAATCAATGTTTCCATGTTACTCATTTAGTTACAGTCAGGAAATTGCACCCACagctaaataaatataaacacaattaacATTAATGATCTGGTCTTGTTGCTTAGTCTGGCAGAGTAAACTATACACAGCCTAATCTTTAACAGGTGTTGGACACACAGTAAAAGAAAGCACTAATTCTGCTTCTTGATCTTTGTGTGATTGAGGAGTTTCTGTATTTGATGGGGAACAATCATAGATTTACAGTGTATCTGAATTAATTATGTAATGTGGTGGTCTAAAAGGTTAGGCGCAGGTTCTTGATGATTTAGCATCTCAGGAAAAGGCCTCAGTGAACTTTATAAATTCCTAAAAATTATATGGGAGtcagcatttttatttaaatcaagAAAAGTCAGTAGAGATCATCTGTAGACATTCTCCTGCTGAGAACTAAAACACAAGTGTCAGAAATCGGTATACAGAATAAATTGATCACATTCAATATTGTTATCCATCTTTTTCCTATTTTCCTAGCTCAGTAACACTTTTGTAAGCTCTTTTCCATGTTGTGCCTTCTCACACACTCTGAATaaatccaataaataaatagataaagataaaataaaggtTTCTTCCCTACAGTGGCTGCACCTCTGAAGAAAGTGGGGTTGCCTAGTAACAAGTTCAACGTGGTGGTTTTCAACATAGTCGTCTTGATAAACTGGGGCTACATTCAGAAGCAGGAGCGTCATGAGCATTAAACAGTCACAGGAGACGTACTGTGTACTGCATGTGGATCTCTGCAGATGATCTACGGAGTcctgttggtgtgtttgtgtgcgtctCTGTTGGGGTGGGAGATGAAACGGGCAGAATTACAagagggagggatgagagaggaggattTATGTTCTTCACATCACACCTGTTTACATGGAAAAATGATGTTTACATAAAAGCTGCTCAGTCCAGCTTCACCACGTCTGTGTGTAAGACTCTAGATGAAGATGAGATTATAAACTACATAACACATGAAAAGCTTACAAACAGCTGCGGCCACAACCTGTttataaaaacctttaaaaaccaTATTTTAACCTGCTAACGTAGGAGCTCTAATACAACCCGTAAAAGGTTGGGAGGTGttatgaagaaaaacacacacagagcccacACATCCTCTCTCTAACATCCTCGTCTTTGTATTCCTCCCCCATCTGATGCTGATCAGTCTGCCTCCCCCGGCTCCTCTGTCGCAGTGGGCTTAGTTTTGAGCTTGTTCTTCGATTCGGAGGAAGATTTATTATTTGGTTCTCTATGCGTGGGTTTTGTTGGGAAATCATGAGTGCACAACGAAACTGAGAAACATTTACTAGCTGAGTAAATGGGCTGTGGCTTTGAGATATTTCTTTCAGCACGGTTAGTTCTACTTTTAGCTAGCAGAAAAAGGCGTTGTAGTTCTTTAAAAGTAGACAGCGCTGTTAAAACAAGGAAGCTTGGCTATCAGTAGTACAGGCCTTGGTGCTGACCAGTGGTTGTTGTAATATGACTAAAATACTGCCGTCTGTTACTGTATGTCCTAAATTAGAGCACTTCccctgtgcttttttttcagtaatgagATGCTCCTGTTCAAACCCAGATTGGCATCAGACCATTACTCTGCTTTTACTCTAATTGTAGCTaccaacagcagcacagcacaCTGTATTGGTCACTGGGTGATGACATGCAATTGATCTCTCTAATTAGCCAGGATAGACTCTACAGAGATGGGACAAGTTTTTCTAAACTGTTCTACATGTCAGCATAGTCAATCCAAAGACAGTTAAATCTGTGGGAccaacatgtttctttttttatacccatgtctgtgtttttctgtgtttttagcACTGGGACCATTAACAATCCTTTTGTCATATTCAGTGTGATGTCATATTAAGTATTTGCACTGTTGTCAAGGAACCATTTTCATTAACTTAAATGACTCTATTGTGTTTCCTTGAATTCTGTACAACTAGAGTTTCTGTTTATGTGGCGTCTCTATTACCTGTGTCGCTTCAGCAGAATCCATTCGTTGTCTCTTAAGcgttacatttttgtttgttggatTGTCTTATGGATTTCTAGGGTGATAGATCAGGTTTTGATAGCTGTGTTGTATGCTTTATTACAGTCACCCTGCCAAAGAACCCGCAGATTCTCTCAGCGTCACCCTCCAAGCCCAGCCGACGCTCCCTGCAGTCCCCCTACAGACTCCCCAACCCTCTGCCCCTTCTGCCTGTCAGGAAGGGGGTAAGAGGCCGTCGGCCCAAGAGTGAGACCATCGCTCTGCTCAAAGCCGTGGCAGAGGCAGCAGCTGCCCAAAACGGAGCCGTACCTGAAAGCACACCACTTGTACCCCAACCCCACAAAAAGAGAGGCCCCAAACCTGGAAGCAAGGTGAGACCCTGTTGCACTGATTTTTCTAAACACAGATGTATTTAAACATCAGAATCGTTCTGGATtaattcatttgtgtgtgttaaaaagTACCTCTGCAAATTGAACATGTGTTTCTCAGAGAAAGCCTAAGATTCTCCAAAGCACAGCACATCTGCCGAGCATCCAGGTTCCACAAGAAAGCCCTCCGAGCCTCAACTCAGTGGTTTCAACAGGTGAGGATTTATGGTGGTTTGCCTTTTGCAGTTAGCTATCACATTTTCTGCATTAAATTAGAGCTACCATTAGAATATCTAATCTGTtcactgttttgtgtgtgtgtgtgtgtttgtgtgtcgttccagtgtgtgtgtacgtgaaTAAGCATGGAAACTGCGGTCCCCACCTGGACAGGAAACAGATGCAGCATCTGCCAGACCACTTTGGCCCTGGGCCAGTGAACGCTGTGCTGCAGCAGGTGGTCCAGTCATGTATAGACTGCGCATACCAGCCTAAAGTCCTGCTGGGTGCTCTGCAGACTCattcaggaggaggagaggtcgTCAGAGGTAGCAACACATAAACAGTACCAGTTATTATAGGTTGCGCTGTTATTGGTTGTATCTTACctctataataataatgaaatacttCTATTTGAAAGAGTGGCTCGTTAAATTGTTGTACAAGTGGCCAATTTTTGTGGCAGATGATTGATAGAGTAATGACACATGTCGTTCTTCATCCCAGTGAGAACAGATGGAGGAGTTCGTGTGGTCAAACTACCATCAGCCTCTAGCGCTTCCTTTGTGCTACGCTTCTTGGAGACAATGTGTCGTCACCTGCAATGCGACAACCTGTTCAGCAGCCAGCCGTTCAGTCATTACACGGCCTACGACAGGAACAAGTCAGGTAAACACTGTGCATTCCGTTAGAAGTGGTATGTcaggaagagggggggggggggggggggggggaactgTTGGATCATAGTTCTTGGACTGAATTCATATTGCAACTTTATCCAAAGCGCTTTACAGTTTGCTTCTCATTCACACAAGCGAGCAGTTTAGAAATAGAGGAGCCAGTGATTGAACTGCCAACCTTGTTATTAGTCGACAGCTTGCTCTACCTTCTGAGCCATAACTGCCACCCCTCATAATAAATTACCACTGAGACAAAAACTGGGAAGTAAAAAGATGTCTTTGTGCCATTGAAATGTTACAAtagaaaagtataaaaattCCAACCAATATCCTAATGAAAAATCTGAAACAACAGAAGATCAACTCTGTTTTCAATCTTCTTATTTGACCTGTGCAGAACAATTTTCAGATTTATTGCTTATTTCTAACTGTACTTAATAAGCTCAGTCATCTCCAATCATCACATGTAGACTGTAGCCATAGAGCTTTGGTTTTATCTTAATTGAACATCTTTTTGTCAGTTATATtttaataacaatatatttaaaaaacaaatcttcCCCTGCTTACTGTTTTATCCTGGTAATATCCTAAAAGTTCCATTGTTGTCATGTTGCAGTGAAAGAAGAAGCACTGGACGCTCCATCCCTGGTTCGGAGTAGTAAACGAAGTCTCTCTGGGGTCTCTCCAACATACGCAGCCCCTCTGTCTCCTAAACATTTACGTGCTGAAGCCCACCCTTCAGAAGGTACAGCTCACCTTGCAGATGTTTGTACTGTAACACAATATCTTCTGTAATTTTTCACTTCCCTCCTTACTTTTGTTTAGTGCTTAATTATTAGAGGAATAACTGCAAACTGAGGAGTTTTCATTTGTAAGACTCTTTGTGTACAGGAGAGTTTAGGACTAATGTCTATGtccagacaaacacaaaatctaGTGACACATTGTCAAAGATCTCCATCACAGAAACCTTACTTATTTTGATTTACCGCGTGCTTCCAATCAGGTAAAGAAAACCTTTACAAAACATTACACAATGCCTGTAGCCTTAATACACACATTTGTGTTGTGTTACCCGCCACACGCCTTACATTTGGATCTCTTTTGCTGCATCCATTAGTGAGGCTGCCTCTAtgtattttacaaacaagattaaaaacacattttttttctctacctcAAGCCCTTTGGCTGGTGTAAAAGTTGTGTTGTGTAATATGCTAAGTATTTTATTCCTCAGTATACTGCATTGTCTATTCTGCATGTGTATACAATCAACTGAACCGATTGCTCAGTGTTATTGTCAACGTTGGTTTTAATGGAGCGGTGATTCTATAATGAGTAGTGTATGTAGCTGGTTTAGTCACTTTAATTGCAGCTGTATAGTAATAAGCAGGAATGCAGGGATATGCAGTGTTTGCTTATTTATTACATGCATCATCCTGCTTGATGGAGGACTACTCTTCttcatgttgatgtttgttGCTCTACTCAGATGCTGTCTGTACATGAATCTTCTGTTTATGATCACTTTCACATCATGtatatttatttgcatattgtcTCAAAGGTAAATCAAAGTGTGTTATTATAGAAGTATTTAAAGAACAACCTTTTaatgtctgttgtgtttttctctctccagcagAGACCCTGCCTCACGAAGAGAACGGCCTAATAAAGGAGCAGCGCTACATGGACTCGGCCTCCAACTCCATGACCCCTCGACCCCAAACAGTGCGGAGTTCCTCAGAGTACCACCCCCAGGCCAGCAGCCTTTACCATCCCGGTACACCCATGCGCCGCCATTCCTCTAATCCCGCAGAGCTCAGCTCCACACAACCGCTCAGACGAGTTGAAGGTACAGTAAGAATCTGTGGAGGTAGATCACTGCCTGCCCACATTTGTCATGTCACACACTAAACATGCAGTCTCTGACAAAAAGAGCagtgagatttatttttttttactatagagaacatacagtaacagtGACTGTCGCAGTTTATGTTCATTGTGTCTGCTCTGCTTTGGCTGCAGCCAGCTCCACCACAGGTCCTGAGGCTGTAGCATCTGACCGGGAGAGTCTGCGGCTGCCCAGTAAAAACCCCTCCTCCTGGTCCATTGAAGAGGTGATGCAGTTCGTGAGGGATGCTGACCCCACAGCATTAGCCCCACATGCAGAACTATTCAGAAAACATGTAAgttcacttttattattttaaaaaagaactaACCACCAACAGTGATGTCCAATTCTCAATTTCTATTGCTAAATTGAGCTGAAAAGGGCAAAAAGTTTTTAATCATGTCCGCCATATAACATACAGTGTATTATTAACTTTGGCTACTGTAGATCATTTGGCTCTCTGCGTGTTTACTTGATGTAATGAGTCCCATGTTTTGTTTCCACAGGAGATTGATGGAAAAGCCCTGATGCTTCTACGGAGCGACATGATCATGAAGTACATGGGTCTTAAGTTAGGGCCCGCGCTGAAGTTATGCCATCACATAGAGAGGCTGAAACAAGGCAAACTGTAAGAGGAGCCCCAAGCAGCCCCGTCCCTGCCGGACCCATGAGCAATAAGCCCTGAGAGGACCAGCGTTTGGACACTGCTCGGCGCATGACACCACACGACTCATGGGGCATGCAGGGGCTACAAGTTACTCTTAACTCTAGACTCCACCTTGAGGGACTCAATAGATGTTACAAGCTCATCATGACTTCCAGAGTGGAGAAGTGTGCCGTGCATTGCTGACACATTACCTCATCCCCTCATCAGTGAACAAAAAGCTGTTCAAGTCTAATAGACGCCATTGACTCTATGAAATCCCAAAGGAAAATAATCCCTGTAGTGTTTACATTGCATAGCACATGTGCACACgtggacacattttttttactgagatGAAATCTTTTGATCCTGGTTTTGGATCCCCAAAGATGGAGAATGTTTCTTCTTATATAATGTTTTTAGCATTGTTGAATTTCCAGTTAATAAGGAAGAGTTGATAtactaaaaaaagaaaggaaaaaaaaaagaatccatcAGATGTTCTTCCCCATGCTCTCGAACAGAATTTGGATGCTCTCTGGTTTGTGCTGTTGTATagttgttttcactttttgtttattCACGTGTATGCCTCAAGTATGGGTATATCTGCCTGCCCGAAGAATGCCTGTCAATGCATTCCATGTCTTTCACACAATGCTAGACACAAGTTTTCATTTGCTTCAACACAATTGTATCATGTtgtattcttatttttttctaaccAAACCTCACCTTTTCCTCGAGTGTCCTGCAGAATCATCAGCCGTGCGCTGCGGCACGCTGGATGACAATGATGTGATGTATTATTGTGTCTCAGCTGACACTCCTACTGGTCTCCATGCAGTTCTTATCAACGTTAAACCGTTTGTATCCCAAGCTCTGAGTCAACAGACGGATTGTTAAGGAAGTGCAAATACGACATTTCTAAGGGCTTTCTTTCTATTTAGTCATTTTAGTCATAATCATTTTAAGCTCGTCAGTCGGCCTGTGACCTCAGTGTTGACACCTTTGACCGTTACAATCACTGTTAGCAATGAAAACAGATATGTACAGTTTTATGGGTTTAACCATGAATATCAGCGACAGAATGTACATTTTGTAGAAACTTAATATTTTAAGGAAATCATATACATAAGTTAGAAATGTGAAGATAAAAGGGGGATGGGGATGTGGTGAATATTTCACAGTGGATTCCATTCTGCTTTTTAATACTTAATGCAGCGCTTTTTAGTTGAAATACTCCCAGTAATAGACTTTGCCTTGCTTTACCTATGACATTTCTCAGGTTAATGTGGTCTTTGTTAGTATAAGCTTTTGTAGCATACTGTTTATAATATACTTAACAGAATTTTCCTGTTACTCCCTTTTCTGATTTAAAATGACTCGTGCCATATGATATTCAACACAGGATCGAAGTGCTGTCGGTTTCCCTCTCGCATCTTCTTAAAAAGTACTTGAAATATTTGTGTTGCAAAAAGTCCCTTGTCCATTACATCACACCAGATAAACTATGTGTTTATGATGCTGtgtatattctttttttttttttataaacctACCAAAACAAAAGGATGTGCATGTGTTGTTACTGATCACAACAATATTTTTACTTTCAGGATGAGTTTTCACATAGTGGAAGAAAGTTgctgaattgttttatttaaatttcacTAGTATCACCTACAAAAACATGTAGTCTGGTTACTGGTTTAGAAAATTCAATCAGTCTCTGTGCtatttgttttgaaattttACCTCACAAGTGTAAGAAATAAGCCAGGCCCTGCAtctgctatatatatatataacatgaaATGTAAGACAAGAACAAtttgaaaatgcttttaaaattaTTCTTGAACCAGAAAGTTTTAGTTTGGACGAAACAAACGCTGTACCAAAGCTGCAGTTTTGTCCAGCTGAGTGGAAAACTGGGTTAATTTTCCACCGTTTGTCTGAGTCTCTTCCAAGACTGTGTAAT
Encoded proteins:
- the LOC121900189 gene encoding sex comb on midleg-like protein 2 isoform X2, which encodes MGKTPLKDQKDGKKEKPGRTVPPTGTTPATTKDAFSWEEYLKETSATPAPPSCFRQARVPPSNDFKVGMKLEAHDPRNSTSVCIATVMGLTGVRLRLRLDGSDNSNDFWRLVDSSDIQPIGTCEKNGDMLQPPLGFRMNASSWPMFLLRTLNGAEMAPATAFKKEPQRPPQNNFKPGMKLEAVDKKNPYLICPATIGEVKGDEVFIMFDGWRGAFDYWCKFESRDIFPVGWCSLTKHSLQPPGNSVTLPKNPQILSASPSKPSRRSLQSPYRLPNPLPLLPVRKGVRGRRPKSETIALLKAVAEAAAAQNGAVPESTPLVPQPHKKRGPKPGSKRKPKILQSTAHLPSIQVPQESPPSLNSVVSTVCVYVNKHGNCGPHLDRKQMQHLPDHFGPGPVNAVLQQVVQSCIDCAYQPKVLLGALQTHSGGGEVVRVRTDGGVRVVKLPSASSASFVLRFLETMCRHLQCDNLFSSQPFSHYTAYDRNKSVKEEALDAPSLVRSSKRSLSGVSPTYAAPLSPKHLRAEAHPSEETLPHEENGLIKEQRYMDSASNSMTPRPQTVRSSSEYHPQASSLYHPGTPMRRHSSNPAELSSTQPLRRVEASSTTGPEAVASDRESLRLPSKNPSSWSIEEVMQFVRDADPTALAPHAELFRKHEIDGKALMLLRSDMIMKYMGLKLGPALKLCHHIERLKQGKL
- the LOC121900189 gene encoding sex comb on midleg-like protein 2 isoform X1, with amino-acid sequence MGKTPLKDQKDGKKEKPGRTVPPTGTTPATTKDAFSWEEYLKETSATPAPPSCFRQARVPPSNDFKVGMKLEAHDPRNSTSVCIATVMGLTGVRLRLRLDGSDNSNDFWRLVDSSDIQPIGTCEKNGDMLQPPLGFRMNASSWPMFLLRTLNGAEMAPATAFKKEPQRPPQNNFKPGMKLEAVDKKNPYLICPATIGEVKGDEVFIMFDGWRGAFDYWCKFESRDIFPVGWCSLTKHSLQPPGNSVTLPKNPQILSASPSKPSRRSLQSPYRLPNPLPLLPVRKGVRGRRPKSETIALLKAVAEAAAAQNGAVPESTPLVPQPHKKRGPKPGSKRKPKILQSTAHLPSIQVPQESPPSLNSVVSTVCVYVNKHGNCGPHLDRKQMQHLPDHFGPGPVNAVLQQVVQSCIDCAYQPKVLLGALQTHSGGGEVVRVRTDGGVRVVKLPSASSASFVLRFLETMCRHLQCDNLFSSQPFSHYTAYDRNKSVKEEALDAPSLVRSSKRSLSGVSPTYAAPLSPKHLRAEAHPSEAETLPHEENGLIKEQRYMDSASNSMTPRPQTVRSSSEYHPQASSLYHPGTPMRRHSSNPAELSSTQPLRRVEASSTTGPEAVASDRESLRLPSKNPSSWSIEEVMQFVRDADPTALAPHAELFRKHEIDGKALMLLRSDMIMKYMGLKLGPALKLCHHIERLKQGKL